Below is a window of Pochonia chlamydosporia 170 chromosome 7, whole genome shotgun sequence DNA.
TGGTGACCGTCACAGGTGCCTTGGTCGTGCAAGTAGGAGTGGGAGTGCAGTCCTTGGTGTCGAtggcggtgacggtgacAGTCTGAGCGGCAGGGCAAGTATCACTGCCGGGAGGGGGTGTCGTGGTCGTAGGAGGAGTAGAAGTGTTAGGAGGAGTAGTAACTGGGGGAGTAGTAGTAGCTGGAGGAGAAGTTCCAGGGGCCGAAGAAGTAGGGGGAGGAGTTCCGGTGTCCTTGCAGTTAGCTGGGCTGAAGGCATCCTGTGCGGCCTTGAGGTCTGCTACAAGACCGGCAGCAAGACTCTTCGCTATATCCTGCGCAGCCTCGGGGACCTTGGAGATGACGGTGTCAATGAGAGCTTGAGAAGCCGTATTGATGGAGCTGGCTTGAAGGAAGGTAGCCTCGCAAAGGCCATTCTGGGCAATagcatccttcttggccttgagaTCGGCAAGGAGGGCGTCACCCTTGGCTTGCAAGTCCTTTACAGGAGCCTGGAGACCAAGGGCGTCGGTCAGAGACAACTGACCGGTGgggtcaaccttggccttgccatccttgaGTGCCTGAATCAGGGtgtttgaagctgtcaaCACGTTGGTTGGGTCACCGGTGAAGGCCTTGACTGCGGTATCAAGGCCAACCAGGTTAGTGCCAACGGTTGTCAAAACACCCTGAATGGTGGGCAAGTCACGGTCAAAGATCACGCCGGCCAAGGCGCCGGTGACCAGAGAAGTTAATGTGAGGAACTTCATTGTAGATCTATTGACTTTTGAGGCAATGAGCGTGAAGAAGGTGGCTGTAAGTGTGAAATGAAAATAAGACAGTTGGTCAATGCTACGGTTACTTTATTCGATGGCTGATCCCTAGTTGGCTGTTTTATACAATGTAAAGATGGCTCAAAGTAGTCTCACATGTTCTCACGAGGGCTCTCACGAGGGTTATCGATTTAGTGGTTCGGGGTTTACGAACCAACTCTCTATGGTCGACTTACACGAGGTCACGGATAATGCAACTAGTGTACAACAGCATGCACCATTGGGCAGAGTATAGAACTCATGCTCGTGCAAGCTATACTTTCAGCAGGACAAACTAAACGCCACCACGGAGCATGTGTGAATTCTAGCCACTGCTGAGAAGCAGGCTTTGGCATCTCAACGTCCAAGCAAGTGAAGCTTGAAGTGACAACACGGGGGTACAAGTGCCGGTGTGGCGTTCAGCCCTCAATGTTGAAAGCTGCAAGCACAGGAATATTGTTCCAGGGGTGCATGCTTTTGGAAGGTCCATAGGAATGCCATTCTATTTAAACTAGCTGTTTACTACAGGGCTGGACGCCTCGGCACACATGGGCACATATGACTGACGGTGTGTCAGTTCATTCACCGAGTGGATTCTTACACCACGAACTACCACCCCGTGGGCAGGAAACTACTAGCGCGACCGAGCACATGGGTTTATTTCCGTTTTTCGGCAGTTACCGTTGCTGTGTCCTAGCATAACGCCGAGTTTGGAAGTCCAACCACCtcttggctggtgggtgtCCTCGTCCCTTCTTAGACATAGACGTCAAGTTGAGGGACCGATCTTGTTAACCGACCCTAGCAAGCAACTTCGGCTAAAAGCTTCCTTCATTACGAACTCCCCTCAATCTTCCTACTGCACAGGCGACAGGGTCGCCTTCCACCCTGTCGCACCTTGTCGGTAGATGAGAGATCGTCATAGGTTTCAACTAGCCAAAGCTTCCCCATCGCCACGGCTCTCGCCTTGATTCAGTACAGCGGACTATCTTGTGGCCGGTGATGtgctcctcttccccttctcAAACACGTCAACCTTCTGGGGTGCCGGGGTACCCTTTGACGCATCATCATAACCCCGACAGCCTAGTCTGACTGTTGGAATCCCAGAAACAAGGGAAACGTCTCCTCAGTGGTCCTTCAATGTCTATACTTGCCGTTATGGGATGTGCCGCCGCCACGCAGCGTCATATCCGTTTATTGCCACATCCCCACAAATTGAGTTGTGGTGGCGACGGAGATTATGGTCCTTGGTTATGCTTCACCAAAGCTTGTGAAGGTTTGTAAACAGCACGAATAAACACTTTGGAGATACAATTGCGTTGCAGTTGCGATCTAATGGAAGGATCGATATGCTCAATCGGTACAGGCTTTTTAGTGTTAATGAACAATTAGTTTCTCAACCAGAAGATTTCAAGGAGCCAACCAAATATGGGAGAGGGACATTGGGAGCGCTCAGCAGAGATCGTATATCTCGAGCTTCTAATGCGGTCGCGATGGCGGATACTCGCAAATTACATCATCATGACTCATCAGTAACAATACTCACCGTCTATCCTAAATGAGTCCTTAAATGCACCACATCAACGAACAGTATCAGTCGCGGCAtcacagcaacaccatccaccatgcAAAGGTAGTCCGTCACTTCGAACCGATCTCATGGCCGCGACAGGCATATATACGGATTCCGGCGAAAAGAGCGCAGAGGCTCAAATAAAGGCAAAGAAAAGGGCACTTGAGCAGACATTAGATGAGCAGAGGGAGTTGGACTACAATCTTCACGAGAGAGCCCACGAGCAACAACGGTTAATTGACAAGAGCCGCGTGGCTCAATCCGTCCCCGACGACATACCCCAATTTACACAACCACAGGAAAGAGAGGGCGCCAACAAGGAGCGATGATGAAAAGCGTGATAATCCTGCACTTAGGGGGAACTTCTCCAAAGTGAGTTGCTGGCAATGTCCTACCCTGGAGCGATCTTGGGCCGCAAAGGCGATTGCGCGAAAGTCATTAGCACCGGAAAATTAACGATGAAACTGACAGATAACAACTGCAAGGTATTTaaaaaaggagaaggaaCAAAGAGTCATAGTTGGATAGAAAAGCAATTTGTTCTATACGTCTGTCACATTGTGCGGTTTACTTGCGAGGTGTCTTGCGCCGCCATCGAGTCCAACCGCCGACAACGCCTACTTGAGCTGGAAAGTATATTTGCCTTGATTGATATTGTCAACGATTCAAGGACTCTATCAAGAGATTGCACAAGTGTCTTTTGGTAAACGTGGTGCGTGTTTCATCCGCGAGCTGTGAGGCCACATGGCCGTCTCAATGAGCACTCTCTTGAATTATATCCCTCAACGGAAATCGCCATGCCGCGTGAATGTGTAGCTTGCGCGCACTTCTTAGCCTGATTCCATGGAAAAGGCTTCAGTTAACGCCATTTCGCCGAGTTCTCGTATCCTTACTGTAAGTCAACAGTGTGTCAGGTCTCAAGCACGAAATGTAGAGGGCATGGTCACAAGTCTCAAGCTTACAAACATTAACGGCGACAATTCAAACGACCCTTCAAGAATATCAAACTTCGGGCTGTAATGAAATCACTGGGCTCACCTTGCTTCCTGGAATTGTGTACATGATCCTTTGCAGATATGTTGACTCAGAATGTGGCTTGGGCAATGTCTGCGGCTGAATAACATCGTGACTCAGCTACCTTTCCTTATGTTCAATAAATTTGCGGTCAATCCTCAGTTCATACACGTCATCCATAGAAGTAATTACCGTCGCTATGAGGATAGAGGACTTTCCAACAGAAATCCTGCGACTCTTCGTATTGAGCCTCGGTAAGTCAGACCGCCGAACCCTGCTCTTTGTCTCCCGCCGCTTCCATGACATCGCGCTACCATATCTTTATCAGTCGATATGTCTCCCAAGCGCGGATGAGACATggctcaacatcttccttctTACGATATTACGAAAACCTCAGATCGCGGACGAGGTTCGAGAGTTGGAGCTTCGCGGTTTTGCGACTACCCGAGCCTCCGAAAGACTTGGCGGTCACGGGCTTTTGCCTCCGCAAGAAGAGGATGTAAAGAGCGCAATAGCCAGAATCATACCTGATCCGCAAGACGATGGTGCCTGGATAGGTGATATCCCGCGACACAGCGCTGATACCCTGTTTGCGGTACTTCTCGCATGTTTGCCGAACCTGTCGAAACTGACATTCGAATTACCTTTCATTGAACCGAAGGATGATCAGGGACGTCCTATATGTCACTTCTATCGAATGCTTATCAGGGCTGTCAGCCGAGAAGAGTCGTCTACAGCTCCTCCGATACTTTCCCACCTCTCCTCAGTGGTGGCCAAGCATAACCGCGACGACAAATACTGTGACGAAGAACTTGCCTCCACCGTACTTAGCCCATTCTTTCAAATTCCGTCCATGAGACACATCACCGCCTTTCAAATCAACGACACCGAGGGAACGAAATGGGACTTGAAACACCCATCGCCAGTCACACACGTAGACCTCCGAGACGCGTGCGCCACCAACGGCATGCAGCAACTCATATCAAGCTGCCAAAATCTCCAGTCATTCACATACTCCCATACCGCGAGGGAAGCTATCCACGGAGTACCTCAGAGTCTACGAACTGCTCTGCACCACGCAAAACACAGCCTAACGACCCTCATTCTGGACTTCCGCAGCTTCTGCGATGAGTTTGACTACGGCGTCCTCGGCGAGTCGCTGGCCTGCTTTGAGTCTCTGAAGCTTCTGCACATAGACGCGTACAACCTCCTCAAGTTTGAAGACAACTTTGACCAGGATTCAGAATTTGAGTATGAGAATACGGAGCCTACGGTTGCGGATATGCTGCCGGCATCGATGGAAAGTTTGCATATATGTGCGTTGGAGCCACAGCACATGCAGCAATGCTTTGAGCAGCTGGTTGATTTGGCGGGTGTAGCTGGAGA
It encodes the following:
- a CDS encoding cell wall galactomannoprotein Mp2/allergen F17-like protein (similar to Metarhizium robertsii ARSEF 23 XP_007821819.1) — encoded protein: MKFLTLTSLVTGALAGVIFDRDLPTIQGVLTTVGTNLVGLDTAVKAFTGDPTNVLTASNTLIQALKDGKAKVDPTGQLSLTDALGLQAPVKDLQAKGDALLADLKAKKDAIAQNGLCEATFLQASSINTASQALIDTVISKVPEAAQDIAKSLAAGLVADLKAAQDAFSPANCKDTGTPPPTSSAPGTSPPATTTPPVTTPPNTSTPPTTTTPPPGSDTCPAAQTVTVTAIDTKDCTPTPTCTTKAPVTVTTTKKACPTKANLPW